Genomic DNA from Mus musculus strain C57BL/6J chromosome Y, GRCm38.p6 C57BL/6J:
ttataggagtaggtgtagcctctttggaggaagcatataactgtgaggctttaaagctctgctcagtgtggaagacaccatccctgcatgcagaagactctaagcttcctctccaccaccacatattcccagccacttgcatgtttacttccttgatgatagtggactgaacctttgaaactgcaatgaaatgttgaaaagcactaatgaaatgtttctaatgagttgccttagtcatagtgatttttcacagcattggaaccctaattaagacatccagctagcacaaaaactctcttaaataccaaaattaatcaacaatagagagtattttcaagtcatttggcatttaaacttattctagagaaaaaacacaaatgattgagtccatgacaagcctgactaaaaacaaaaacaaacaaaaaaaacaatacaaaaacaaaaacaaaaacaaaaaaccaaagaaaacaaaaacaaaaacaaaactacaacaacaataaaaacaaacaaacaaaagaaacactcagagtgcttatgggacccagtaagacccccatgaagcacaggggctactcaggagtagtgaccaacatattgggcaacctcatagagtttgaaacccatgagaactggcatagaaaagaggtcagcacatatgcattgagtacaccttcactgttttatgagaatgaggtcacacataaatttaagactggaatttccagggaatagacaggctgaaatggtacataggtatgttgggagtcagatgtttggaggagagccaggggaacaggccatggggaacattttgatggtcatctggggcactccacagagacatccaaaagatcacaggattcatcccaggcaaagagtgctcagggaaagcactcaggatccatgccccaccatatattatctcaccgtatactcattttctcttttaaattactatttgacctgatcagctggctatttgttaagaaaccaaagaacctaatgtggatatgtccaattttaactacttgcagaaaatttctattcttcctgggtctcctgcttcacattttgagaacttcatcttagaatatttttgttcctcagtgtcctttactcctttgtgtgtcctttattgtttttaaaggttaccatcaatttaatctttcttaacttctacctggtctcttttctgcatgttaatattggatttcttaaaaagatatcttaatgggaatagagagatgaccatgttgtcaagagtacttttgtaccgcaaaaaaaaactggatttgttttcttgaattcatatccaatggttaacaatcagctttaatgccagctccatgggatctgacaactcatgtctctgtggtcacctatactctcaagctactacccacccatataaataaagataataaatcttaaaatgagagacaagtttcatttggtttcattattcaaatgaaacctgattttgtctgatttctgagtctctttggatcagttttctgggttgcactttgtgtaacaaggccacattccttttatctatcactctttcccccaacttgttgtttctccctcagacttcattccagagattctatctatgtcctgtctttctccccttcttcctaaaaatccatcttttgctgccatccctgctcctctaagtcatatctccaattccttgctcactatgcagaccacagaatctaagtcctgtccattttagcctgtgtaatattagatgtatgcactgttcacagcctgagttgcaactttcatcttgctttgatgttctttccaccatagtccatctcttccaacaatgtgttcactaaaagcatgtcatgtcacacgtattaatttttagaacaaaacaaattttattgacaaagatactgaggttgtcaaagacccataggtacccaacacaggaaaataaacatttttttcaatcctataagtttacttttctgtactttgtgatttttttttaatttaagtgatatttgacaccagagtatagacatagatatgtaggtcaccaagaaatttgataaagtacacagtagaattggctagaactttgtaaacaacctttccgaactttttggatccatcatctctggtgtactgcacccaggaacctattaagaagtcattgtcatcacctgatctcgcctcagccagaggggtctctggaatgatgtggaggttaccttccttgtagtcatccaggagctgatagacgtagaggaccggatccttcttgtaggaaatgtaaaaatagtcctgtaagaatggcacctgggctagcaccatcccactccagttgtcctcagagccatctttcccctcaaatttgtgttgtacctctctgcaaaccagggcgctggcgaggtggacatccctcacctgagtagaaactactttgtgaggcaagaccttaagatttaaaatcctctcatcgctgtggagctcctgtccgtagacactgtcaattccgtcatacttcaccaaataaagagaagggtttgttggcagttgac
This window encodes:
- the Gm20933 gene encoding Y-linked testis-specific protein 1-like; its protein translation is MTSLKKKSRRKPSSQALGNIVGCRISHGWKEGNEPVTHWKAIILGQLPTNPSLYLVKYDGIDSVYGQELHSDERILNLKVLPHKVVSTQVRDVHLASALVCREVQHKFEGKDGSEDNWSGMVLAQVPFLQDYFYISYKKDPVLYVYQLLDDYKEGNLHIIPETPLAEARSGDDNDFLIGSWVQYTRDDGSKKFGKVVYKVLANSTVYFIKFLGDLHIYVYTLVSNIT